A part of Perognathus longimembris pacificus isolate PPM17 chromosome 18, ASM2315922v1, whole genome shotgun sequence genomic DNA contains:
- the Proser2 gene encoding proline and serine-rich protein 2, with product MPVNHQKPGSSDMDADMSPSCRPRDESGGGSTVGSRSRAQSRTFSLDDDESLKYLTHEEKDVILFFEETLDSLADDLEETALGDGGVRCPSPHTPAESPASPWEPGEVIDLVQPGPRAGEGQRLPDALHTAGTEPAGKEHVPDLNGGKQDAEPPPASESRDPEPPAQPPALPSVLEPAPPRKELLGPAPPSEHPKLPRSIPTPLVIAQKMSEKLAGSEALSPASPWKEGRPADWRTLACAAPRNGDHPLWHRHPAPPAPKTPRFPSNISVTISSGKDFNKTISKAAVNVQERKAQVLANINGVSYAGEGRAPRGDAPEPGRPGPAGGQQSRAVQTELANGFPSIHEALKSEPSAFVPTGKTITFRPDPALAGKLARQGASRSLYEPQPPDCDPRARRRAGSLPRAAGFRPQGVTVQFSGRGSSEEARREALRKLGLLKENL from the exons ATGcctgtgaaccaccagaaacccggcTCCTCAGACATGGACGCCGACATGTCACCCAGCTGCAGACCCAGAGACGAGAGCGGCGGCGGTAGCACTGTGGGGAGCCGCAGCCGTGCTCAATCCAGAACGTTCTCTCTG GATGACGACGAGAGCCTGAAGTACCTCACCCACGAGGAGAAGGACGTCATCCTGTTCTTTGAGGAGACTCTCGATTCCCTGGCAGACGACTTGGAGGAGACAGCGCTGGGCGATGGGGGCGTCCGCTGCCCTTCCCCACACACTCCCGCCGAGAGCCCCGCCAGTCCCTGGGAGCCGGGAGAGGTCATCGACCTCGTGCAGCCAGGACCCAGAGCCGGCGAAGGCCAGCGCCTCCCAGACGCACTCCACACAGCAG ggacagagcctgcaGGCAAGGAGCATGTCCCTGACCTTAACGGCGGGAAACAAGACGCTGAGCCTCCCCCAGCGTCAGAGTCCAGGGACCCCGAACCCCCCGCTCAGCCCCCGGCCCTGCCCAGCGTCCTGGAGCCAGCACCCCCCAGGAAGGAGCTGCTCGGCCCCGCTCCTCCCTCCGAGCACCCAAAGCTGCCTCGATCCATCCCCACACCCCTCGTGATTGCCCAGAAAATGTCCGAGAAGCTGGCAGGAAGTGAGGCCCTCTCTCCCGCGTCCccctggaaggaaggcaggcctgCAGACTGGAGGACCCTGGCATGCGCGGCCCCTCGGAACGGGGACCACCCCCTGTGGCACAGACAcccggccccgccggcccccAAGACCCCCCGCTTCCCCAGCAACATCAGCGTGACCATCAGCTCGGGGAAGGACTTCAACAAGACCATCTCCAAGGCCGCGGTCAACGTGCAGGAGCGCAAGGCCCAGGTCCTGGCCAACATCAACGGCGTCTCGTACGCGGGGGAGGGCCGGGCCCCGCGCGGCGACGCCCCGGAGCCcggcaggcccggcccggccggcggGCAGCAGTCCCGGGCCGTGCAGACCGAGCTGGCCAACGGCTTCCCGAGCATCCACGAGGCGCTGAAAAGCGAGCCCAGCGCCTTCGTCCCCACGGGGAAGACCATCACCTTCCGGCCCGACCCGGCCCTGGCCGGCAAGCTGGCCCGCCAGGGCGCCAGCCGGAGCCTGTACGAGCCCCAGCCCCCGGACTGCGACCCCCGGGCCCGGAGGCGCGCGGGCTCGCTCCCCCGGGCGGCGGGCTTCCGGCCCCAGGGCGTCACCGTGCAGTTCTCCGGGCGGGGCTCCAGCGAGGAGGCGCGGCGGGAGGCGCTGCGCAAGCTGGGGCTGCTCAAGGAAAACCTGTGa